One window of the Eriocheir sinensis breed Jianghai 21 chromosome 59, ASM2467909v1, whole genome shotgun sequence genome contains the following:
- the LOC126985289 gene encoding uncharacterized protein LOC126985289 isoform X2: MWYWCAGYPFTGSLVTYTPRSFSASVVDSGVFPMWYWCAGYPFTGSLVTYTPRSFSASVVDSGVFPMWYWCAGYPFTGSLVTYTPRSFSASVVDSGVFPMWYWCAGYPFTGSLVTYTPRSFSASVVDSGVFPMWYWCAGYPFTGSLVTYTPRSFSASVVDSGVFPMWYWCAGYPFTGSLVTYTPRSFSASVVDSGVFPMWYWCAGYPFTGSLVTYTPRSFSASVVDSGVFPMWYWCAGYPFTGSLVKYTPRSFSASVVDSGVFPMWYWCAGYPLPRCRTLHFSSLICSSHFLFHSCSLVISSCRKSTVKGLSCWWVTLAGRVIVV, from the exons atgtggtattggtgtgctggatatcccttcactggtagcctggtaacatacactcccaggtctttctctgcctctgtggtggatagtggagtgtttcccatgtggtattggtgtgctgggtatcccttcactggtagcctggtaacatacactcccaggtctttctctgcctctgtggtggatagtggagtgtttcccatgtggtattggtgtgctggatatcccttcactggtagcctggtaacatacactcccaggtctttctctgcctctgtggtggatagtggagtgtttcccatgtggtattggtgtgctggatatcccttcactggtagcctggtaacatacactcccag gtctttctctgcctctgtggtggatagtggagtgtttcccatgtggtattggtgtgctggatatcccttcactggtagcctggtaacatacactcccaggtctttctctgcctctgtggtggatagtggagtgtttcccatgtggtattggtgtgctggatatcccttcacgggtagcctggtaacatacactcccaggtctttctctgcctctgtggtggatagtggagtgtttcccatgtggtattggtgtgctggatatcccttcactggtagcctggtaacatacactcccag gtctttctctgcctctgtggtggatagtggagtgtttcccatgtggtattggtgtgctggatatcccttcactggtagcctggtaaaatacactcccaggtctttctctgcctctgtggtggatagtggagtgtttcccatgtggtattggtgtgctggatatcccctcccaaggtgcaggactttacatttttcttcactgatttgtagcagccactttttgttccattcctgtagcttggtgatatcttcttgtaggaaatccacagtcaaggggttaagttgcTGGTGGGTAACTCTTGCAGGGAGGGTCATAGTGGTGTGA
- the LOC126985289 gene encoding uncharacterized protein LOC126985289 isoform X1, whose product MWYWCAGYPFTGSLVTYTPRSFSASVVDSGVFPMWYWCAGYPFTGSLVTYTPRSFSASVVDSGVFPMWYWCAGYPFTGSLVTYTPRSFSASVVDSGVFPMWYWCAGYPFTGSLVTYTPRSFSASVVDSGVFPMWYWCAGYPFTGSLVTYTPRSFSASVVDSGVFPMWYWCAGYPFTGSLVTYTPRSFSASVVDSGVFPMWYWCAGYPFTGSLVTYTPRSFSASVVDSGVFPMWYWCAGYPFTGSLVTYTPRSFSASVVDSGVFPMWYWCAGYPLPRCRTLHFSSLICSSHFLFHSCSLVISSCRKSTVKGLSCWWVTLAGRVIVV is encoded by the exons atgtggtattggtgtgctggatatcccttcactggtagcctggtaacatacactcccaggtctttctctgcctctgtggtggatagtggagtgtttcccatgtggtattggtgtgctgggtatcccttcactggtagcctggtaacatacactcccaggtctttctctgcctctgtggtggatagtggagtgtttcccatgtggtattggtgtgctggatatcccttcactggtagcctggtaacatacactcccaggtctttctctgcctctgtggtggatagtggagtgtttcccatgtggtattggtgtgctggatatcccttcactggtagcctggtaacatacactcccag gtctttctctgcctctgtggtggatagtggagtgtttcccatgtggtattggtgtgctggatatcccttcactggtagcctggtaacatacactcccaggtctttctctgcctctgtggtggatagtggagtgtttcccatgtggtattggtgtgctggatatcccttcacgggtagcctggtaacatacactcccaggtctttctctgcctctgtggtggatagtggagtgtttcccatgtggtattggtgtgctggatatcccttcactggtagcctggtaacatacactcccaggtctttctctgcctctgtggtggatagtggagtgtttcccatgtggtattggtgtgctggatatcccttcacgggtagcctggtaacatacactcccag gtctttctctgcctctgtggtggatagtggagtgtttcccatgtggtattggtgtgctggatatcccctcccaaggtgcaggactttacatttttcttcactgatttgtagcagccactttttgttccattcctgtagcttggtgatatcttcttgtaggaaatccacagtcaaggggttaagttgcTGGTGGGTAACTCTTGCAGGGAGGGTCATAGTGGTGTGA
- the LOC126985299 gene encoding probable methylthioribulose-1-phosphate dehydratase, with protein sequence MAGVSDDESSALSKEEAEESDAEMQKEEEEEEKAEAESETEVKKEEDEEEEEEEEEEAKPTVTPKRSRGRPRKSTNTPRQGPSAVLSSKRKRKRNSRYLDDSGSDENYQQEGRKKPGRKKGQSLDSGAWVARKPLGRPRLLSNRRGQKSTAELICELGQVFYNMGWVSGTGGGISIKNGENIYVAPSGVQKERLHPDDLFVINLDGDELEGPLSDLNLSKSQCTPLFLLAYKIRDAGAVIHTHSKNAVMATLAFPGTEFRVTHLEMIKGIRNASKNQQMRYDEELVVPIIENTPFEHDLSDSMAQAIELYPDTNAVLVRRHGLYVWGDTWEQAKTMTECYDYLFDIAVQMTKMGLDPSKAPGTQEQVNGK encoded by the exons ATGGCTGGGGTGAGTGACGACGAAAGCTCAGCACTGtccaaggaggaggcggaggagagcgACGCGGagatgcagaaggaggaggaggaggaggagaaggcagaggcagagagtgagacagaggtgaagaaggaggaagacgaggaagaggaggaggaggaggaggaggaagcaaagccCACCGTCACGCCCAAGCGATCGAGAGGCCGGCCGAGGAAGTCCACCAACACGCCGAGGCAGGGGCCGAGTGCGGTGTTgagcagcaagaggaagaggaagaggaattcacGCTACCTGGACGACTCCGGCAGCGACGAGAACTACCAGCAGGAGGGACGGAAGAAgccagggaggaagaaagggcagtCTCTGGATAGTG GAGCGTGGGTTGCCCGAAAGCCTCTGGGCCGCCCTAGACTGCTGAGCAACCGCCGTGGCCAGAAGAGCACGGCGGAGCTGATCTGCGAGCTGGGGCAGGTGTTCTATAATATGGGGTGGGTGAGCGGCACTGGCGGGGGCATCAGCATTAAGaacgg GGAGAACATCTACGTCGCTCCATCGGGGGTGCAGAAGGAGCGCTTGCATCCTGACGACCTCTTTGTCATCAACCTGGATGGGGACGAGCTGGAGGGGCCTCTCAGCGACCTCAACCTGTCCAAGTCCCAGtgcactcccctcttcctcctggccTACAAGA tccGTGATGCCGGAgctgtcatacacacacactcgaagAACGCGGTGATGGCGACACTGGCCTTCCCCGGCACCGAGTTCAGGGTCACACACCTCGAGATGATCAAG GGGATCAGAAATGCATCCAAGAACCAGCAGATGAGGTACGACGAGGAGCTGGTGGTCCCAATCATCGAGAACACACCCTTTGAACATGACCTGAGCGACAGCATGgcacag GCCATCGAGCTGTACCCAGACACCAACGCAGTGCTTGTGAGGAGACACGGCCTGTACGTTTGGGGCGACACCTGGGAGCAAGCCAAGACTAT GACGGAGTGTTACGACTATCTATTCGACATCGCCGTGCAGATGACCAAGATGGGCTTAGACCCGTCGAAGGCCCCAGGCACACAGGAGCAGGTGaatggaaagtga
- the LOC126985302 gene encoding transmembrane protein 161B-like translates to MAVFGVQLVVTMVMASVLSRITPHYSLARWLLCGTGLVYYLHPTDEELRSIAGVPKEKTKKGKGGGKGGGKGGGSGGNSGGAEEDAAFTVPRNLELSLDTSRLGPGEVVQLRFYSEYQWLLDFSLCAVLVYIITEVLMAVAPPKAEVNLSMLWCLLAVGFSLKIMFTLAMLYFRGEDSGGEKAMVVLSFFTYLLIALGMLILDESKLELGLDLAYSSFNASAAAFLKAQGLPSDGPASKVTFKLSLAVVCAIIGAFFTFPGLRLGKMHWDSLKYCTESKVLRALFHISFLAPLLLVTMWIRPVSRRYLTEYTLPGRSFPLMGSETFDTLRIVLVLTVSAVRLGLMPYYLQSYLNLAYEKIEAQKKESGRISNKDLQKKIASVFYYLCVVTLQYVAPIILCLFLSLMFKTLGGLSWAALLGGGQSTPGECGLTPEDDTDSAPLPALQDAETVMEATRILTLGLEELKKVFTTEFYRGVLGFTTWWCVFSWFLSGTFGVAYQSYFTKA, encoded by the exons gcTTGTTTACTACCTCCACCCAACGGACGAGGAGTTACGTAGCATAGCGGGAGTGCCCAAGGAGAAGACCAAGAAAGGAAAAGGCGgcggaaaaggaggtggaaaaggaggagggtcaGGAGGGAACAGCGGAGGTGCGGAGGAGGACGCAGCGTTCACCGTGCCTCGGAACCTTGAACTGAGCCTGGACACCTCCCGCCTAGGCCCCGGGGAGGTGGTTCAGCTGAGGTTCTACTCGGAGTACCAGTGGCTTCTTGACTTCTCGCTGTGTGCTGTGCTGGTCTACATCATCACAGAG GTGCTGATGGCCGTGGCTCCCCCCAAGGCCGAGGTCAACCTTAGCATGCTGTGGTGTCTGCTGGCGGTTGGGTTCTCACT GAAGATCATGTTTACACTGGCAATGCTGTACTTCCGAGGGGAGGACTCAGGCGGGGAGAAGGCGATGGTGGTGCTGTCCTTCTTCACCTACCTCCTCATAGCCCTGGGGATGCTGATTCTGGACGAGAGTAAGCTGGAGTTGGGACTGGACCTGGCGTACTCCTCCTTCAATGCTAGCGCTGCGGCCTTCCTCAAAGCTCAGGGGTTGCCGTCCGA CGGTCCGGCCTCCAAGGTGACATTCAAGCTTAGTCTGGCGGTGGTGTGTGCTATCATCGGCGCCTTCTTCACGTTCCCGGGACTCAGGCTCGGGAAGATGCACTGGGACTCCCTCAA gtACTGCACGGAAAGCAAGGTTCTCCGCGCACTCTTCCACATCAGCTTCCTGGCCCCGCTCCTCCTGGTTACCATGTGGATACGACCCGTGTCCAGACGCTACCTCACCGAGTACACCCTGCCCGGACGCTCCTTCCCACT CATGGGTTCCGAGACCTTCGACACCCTGCGGATCGTCCTGGTGCTGACGGTGAGTGCGGTGCGGCTGGGACTCATGCCGTACTACCTCCAGTCGTACCTCAACCTGGCCTATGAGAAGATAGAGGCGCAGAAGAAGGAGTCCGGCCGCATCTCGAACAAGGACCTGCAGAAGAAG ATAGCCAGTGTGTTCTACTACCTGTGTGTGGTGACCCTGCAGTACGTGGCTCCCATCATCCtgtgcctcttcctctccctcatgttCAAGACACTCG GTGGCTTAAGCTGGGCGGCACTGCTCGGCGGGGGACAGTCTACCCCCGGGGAGTGTGGCCTCACCCCTGAAGACGACACTGACTCGGCCCCACTCCCGGCCCTTCAGGATGCCGAGACGGTTATGGAGGCCACGCGTATCCTCACCTTAGGCCTGGAGGAGCTGAAGAAG GTCTTCACCACCGAGTTCTACCGAGGCGTTCTGGGCTTCACGACATGGTGGTGCGTTTTCTCCTGGTTCCTATCGGGTACCTTCGGGGTCGCCTACCAGTCCTACTTCACCAAGGCATAG